CGGCGGTCCGGCTGGCGTCGCTGCTCGCCGAGGCGACCGCGCCGCCCCCGAAGCCGCGCCGCCCGACGAAGATCCCGCGCGGCATCAACGAGCGCCGGCTGCGACAGAAGAAGCAGCGGGCGGAGACCAAGCGCGGGCGGCAGGGCCGCGACTGGGGATAGTCGCCGCGACGGGCACAGCCGCCAGGGACAACCGCCACCAGCGGGGACAGCCGGGTACGGACCCCCGGGCGCTCAGCCCAAGTGGCGGTACTTGCCGCGGAAGTACGTCAGCGGGCCGCCGTCCGTCGTGGGCAGCGCCGCCGTCAGGACGCGGCCGACGACCAGTGTGTGGTCGCCCGCGACGACCCGGTTCTCGGTACGGCACTCCAGCGTCGCCAGCGCCCCGCCCATCAGCGGCGCGCCGCTCTCCTCGCCGCGCGTCCAGGGGACGTCCGCGAACAGCAGCCGGTCGCTGATCCGGCCCTTCATCGCGAACCGGCCCGCGACGTGCCGCTGGCTCTCGGAGAGCAACGAGACCGCCCACACCGGAACCTCCGCGAGGAGGTCGTCCATCCGGGAGCCGTTGCGCAGGCTCACCAGGACCAGCGGCGGGTCGAGCGAGACGGACATGAACGCCGTCGCCGTCATGCCGACGTCCTCGCCGCGCGGACCGTCGTCCGGGTCGTGCGCGGTCACCAGGACCACACCGGCCGCCAGCCGGGACATCGCGGCCCGGAACTCGTCGTTGCTCACCCCCTCAGCATGGGGGATCGCGGGGGCGGGCACCGGGACGGCGGCGGAACTCGGGGCGGGGGGCGTCTGCAACACACCTGCACGCTAGCCGGGCGCCCCGGGCAGTCGTATCGGGCCAGGGGACCAGTCGGGTCCTAGGACCGGCGTCCCGGCGGCACCTGCCGACGGCATGTTCCGCGCCGCGGCGCAAACCGGCGCGCCGAGTCCTCACTCACTGTTCGATTTGCGTTGCAGAAGGTTGGGGAGCGCTCCCGGGGGCTTCCTGGCACCCCGTGGCCCTCTTTGTGACTTGAGTCACAGAGACCAGTATTTGTTGACCCTGTGTACCGGGTGCACAGCTCGCTGTGATTCAGTGGCGGAGACAATGCAGCAAGAGAGCCGATGAGAATCCTGGAGTTGCTGTCGAGGTCTCGGGGAGAGCGAGCACATGGAGACCGAGTCGGAGCCGTACGTCCGTCTTGCGACCCTGCGGCAGCTGCACCAGGTCGTGACCGACCTCAACACTGCCCGCAGTCTGGCGGACACCCTGCAGACCGTCGCCGACGGCATCGTCGCCGGCCTCAACTACGAGCTGGCCTGCGTCAATCTCGTACGCCCCGACGGTGACCTCGTCGTCGCCGCCTTCGCCGGCAGCCCCGCCGCCGAGGCCCTGATCACCGGCCGAGTCGGCTCCCGCCCGTCCTGGGACCGCCGCCTGTCAATGGGCGAGGCCTGGGGCGACCTGCGGTTCATACCGCACACCGAGGGCTGGGTCCTCATGGAGGACGACGTCCCCCAGTGGCACACCGACGGACCCGCGCCCCGCTTCGAGGACGAGTGGCACCCGCAGGACCGTCTCTACGCTCCGATGTACGCCTCCGGGAGCGGCCGCGAGCTTCTCGGCGTCATCTCGGTCGACCGGCCGCGCAACGGCCGCCACCCCGGCCCGTGGGGCCGCGAGGCCCTCCAGATGTACGCCTCTCAGTCCGCGATTGCGATCAGCAACGCCAAGCTCCGAGCAAACATGCAGCGGGCGCTGGTCCGGCTCGAGCGCGAGCAGCAGGCGCTGCGGGCCAGCGAGGAGTCGTTCCGGCAGGCCTTCGAGTACGCCCCGTCCGGCATGGCGATCGCCGAGATGGGCGGCGACCAGCACGGCCGGCTGCTGCGGACCAACGACGCGCTGTGCCGGCTCCTCGGCCGGCCCGCCTCCGCGATGCGCCGCTACTCGTTCGCCGACCTCGTCCACCCCGAGGACATCGGGACCCTGCTGCGGACCTCCGCCGAGGGCGGCCGGGCCGAGCTGCGGCTCGGCCGGCGCGACGGCACGTACGTGTGGGTGTCGCTGCGCAACTCCGTCGTCGCCGACACCGCCGACGGCCCCCGCTTCCTGCTCACCCACGTCGAGGACATCGAGGAGCGCAAGCGGCACGAACTCCAGCTCGCCCACCGCGCCTCCCACGACGCGCTGACCGGCCTGCCCAACAGCGCCGAGCTGCGGGCCCGGCTCAGCTCCCGGCTCTGCGGCCGGCCGGGCGGCGTGCGCGCCGCGTCCGGCGACGCGGTCGCCCGGGGCGGACAGGGCGTGCCCATGCAGGGCTACGAGCCCCAGCCCGCGTACGACGGGCAGCCGGGGGCGTACGACTCACAGCCCTACGAGGGCCAGCAGTACGATCCGCAGCAGTACGAGGGCGAGCCGTACGAGGGCCAGCAGTACCCGGCTCCGTCGTACGACGAGCCCGGGTACGACGGCGCGTACCGCTCCGGCGGCCCCGAGCACGGCTTCCGCGCCGACGGCTTCGACTTCGACACCCCGGGCGGCGGCCCGTACGACCACCACGTGCACACCGTCGCCCCCGCGGGCGGCGACGTCGACGACGGCACCAAGGGGCTCGCCGTCCTCTTCTGCGACCTCGACGGCTTCAAGTCGATCAACGACCGGTTCGGGCACCACACCGGGGACGCCGTCCTCATCGAGGTCGCGCGCCGGCTCACCACCGGCGTGCGCGACGGCGACACCGTCGCGCGGCTCGGGGGTGACGAATTCGTCGTCCTGGCCGACGGGCTCGGCGCGGCCGACGCCGCCGACCTGGCCGTACGGCTGCGGAACGCGATCATTCCGCCCATCCGGGTGGACGGCCGCGCGGTCCGTGTAGGGGCGAGTTTCGGCATCGGCTGGGCCGAGTGCGGCATGACCGTCGAAGAGGTCCTGAACTCCGCCGACCAGCGGATGTACATCGAGAAACGATCCCGCTCCAAGGTCCACCGCCGGGCCGGGTAGCCCGGTCCCGGGGGCGATCCCCTGTCAAGGACCGCACCGGGGGGTGGTCCGTTCGGGGTAGGCTCGGCCGGTCGGCGACGGCTGGCGAGCATGGATAGGAGTGACGGGGATGGCTGCCGGGAACAGCGGCGCGAACACGCCCGAGGACGACGATCCGTTCGGCTATCTGTACGCGGACGGTCAGGCGGCAGGCGCACAGCCGCCGAGCTCGGGCGGCTACGGCTACCCCGGCCCCGCCGCCGCGCAACCCGGCGTCCCGCGGACGTCGTACAACCAGGTCAGGACGGTCGGCGAGCGCCAGTACGGCGGCGGGCACGGCCAGGTGCCGCAGCAGTCGTACGGCCAGCCGCACGCGCAGTACGCGGCGCCCGAGACGTACCCCGGCGGCCAGCAGACCCGCCAGTCGCCGATCCCGCCGCAGCGCGGCCACGGCGGCGGCGCGGGCGGTCGCGGACCCAACACCAAGGGGCTGCTGCTCGGCGCGATCGCGGTCGTCGCGGTCGTCGTGATCGGTATCACCGTGGCGATCGTCACCAACGGCGACGACGACAAGGGGCAGACCGGCGGCGGGACGCCGTCCGCCGGCCCGACGGTCGTCGAGGAGTCCCCGGGCGGCGAGCCGTCCGCCGAGGAGACCCCGCAGGAGCTTCCGCAGCAGGACGCGGCGACCCTGAAGCTGGGTGGTACGGCGGCCCTCGCGAAGGACATCAAGGGCGCGGAGGGCGCGGACGGCGCGTACGTGACCGGGTTCAACGCGCTCGGCTCGTCGGTCACCTGGCAGGCGTCGGTCGAGACGTCGGGGCAGTACTACCTGTCCGTGCGCTACGCGATCCCCGCCAAGGACGCCAACGCGACGCTGACGGTCAACGACAAGCCGAACAGCAACCCGCTCGGCCTGAAGAACTTCATCAAGTCGTCCGACCCGAACCTCGAGAAGAACTGGCAGACCACCTGGGCGCCGGTGAAGCTCAAGAAGGGCGACAACACGATCAAGCTGTCGTGCGAGCCGGGCAACCAGTGCGACGCGATCTTCGACTGGCTGAAGATCACCAAGGAACAGCCCTGACGGTCCCGGACCCGACGATGTGAACGGGCGGCGCCCCCTGCGAAGGGGACGCCGCCCGTTCTCGTACCGCTCACCCTCACGCCGCCGGGGCGAGGTCCTCCACCGCGACCTGCTTCAGGAGGCTGTCGTAGGTCTTTCCGTCGAACTCGCCGGCCACCGGGGAGAGGACGGTTGCCGCGGAGAGGGCCACCGCGCGGGTCAGGCGGTCGGGCCAGGGGAGTCGGTCGACCAGGGCGGAGAGCAGGCCGGCCACCGCGGAGTCGCCGGCGCCCGTGGGGTTGCCCTTGACCGCGGCGGGCGGGGTGGCCTGCCACAGGCCGGACGGGGTGACGGCCAGCATGCCGTCCGGGCCGAGCGAGGCGACGACGGTGTGCGCGCCGCGGCGGCGCGCGTCGCGGGCGGCGCGCTGGGGCTCGCGGGCGCCGGT
This sequence is a window from Streptomyces sp. HUAS YS2. Protein-coding genes within it:
- a CDS encoding flavin reductase family protein, which produces MLQTPPAPSSAAVPVPAPAIPHAEGVSNDEFRAAMSRLAAGVVLVTAHDPDDGPRGEDVGMTATAFMSVSLDPPLVLVSLRNGSRMDDLLAEVPVWAVSLLSESQRHVAGRFAMKGRISDRLLFADVPWTRGEESGAPLMGGALATLECRTENRVVAGDHTLVVGRVLTAALPTTDGGPLTYFRGKYRHLG
- the cdgB gene encoding diguanylate cyclase CdgB; translation: METESEPYVRLATLRQLHQVVTDLNTARSLADTLQTVADGIVAGLNYELACVNLVRPDGDLVVAAFAGSPAAEALITGRVGSRPSWDRRLSMGEAWGDLRFIPHTEGWVLMEDDVPQWHTDGPAPRFEDEWHPQDRLYAPMYASGSGRELLGVISVDRPRNGRHPGPWGREALQMYASQSAIAISNAKLRANMQRALVRLEREQQALRASEESFRQAFEYAPSGMAIAEMGGDQHGRLLRTNDALCRLLGRPASAMRRYSFADLVHPEDIGTLLRTSAEGGRAELRLGRRDGTYVWVSLRNSVVADTADGPRFLLTHVEDIEERKRHELQLAHRASHDALTGLPNSAELRARLSSRLCGRPGGVRAASGDAVARGGQGVPMQGYEPQPAYDGQPGAYDSQPYEGQQYDPQQYEGEPYEGQQYPAPSYDEPGYDGAYRSGGPEHGFRADGFDFDTPGGGPYDHHVHTVAPAGGDVDDGTKGLAVLFCDLDGFKSINDRFGHHTGDAVLIEVARRLTTGVRDGDTVARLGGDEFVVLADGLGAADAADLAVRLRNAIIPPIRVDGRAVRVGASFGIGWAECGMTVEEVLNSADQRMYIEKRSRSKVHRRAG
- a CDS encoding CBM35 domain-containing protein, with amino-acid sequence MAAGNSGANTPEDDDPFGYLYADGQAAGAQPPSSGGYGYPGPAAAQPGVPRTSYNQVRTVGERQYGGGHGQVPQQSYGQPHAQYAAPETYPGGQQTRQSPIPPQRGHGGGAGGRGPNTKGLLLGAIAVVAVVVIGITVAIVTNGDDDKGQTGGGTPSAGPTVVEESPGGEPSAEETPQELPQQDAATLKLGGTAALAKDIKGAEGADGAYVTGFNALGSSVTWQASVETSGQYYLSVRYAIPAKDANATLTVNDKPNSNPLGLKNFIKSSDPNLEKNWQTTWAPVKLKKGDNTIKLSCEPGNQCDAIFDWLKITKEQP